The sequence below is a genomic window from Leisingera sp. M658.
GCCAGCCCTCCTATCTCACCGCCGAGCGCAAAACCGGCACCACCCTCAGGCTGGGGGTGCCCAAGGGCGCGCGCTTTGCGCTGTTTGTGCATTGCCAAAGTCGGCTGATCCCGGAGTTTGCCGCCGCCTTCCCGGCCTGGGACCGGTTCGAGGGCACCCGTGCAGTTCTGTTCAACGATCCCGCCGAAGTCGAACCCCTTCGCCATGGCTGGCTGATCAAGCGCGCGCTGACCTACCGAATCCGGGCACCGCTGAAAATTCCGGCCTGACAAAATACCAGGCTGTCCCCACGGGGACAGCTGCTTAATCCCGCCGTTTGCGCTCAACTTTGCGTTTTACTTTGGCGGCCTTGTGCTTGGACTTTGCTGCCTTGCGCTTGACGGTCCGGCCCGCCGGGCTGCGCCGTCCGCCTTTGCGGGATCCGCCGCCCTTGGGCAGTTCCAGGTTTGCAATTGCCAGCAACTCCAGCTCCAGCCCGCCGGTCACCGGTGCCGCCTGCACCAGCCTCACGGTGACCCGTTGGCCGATGGCCAGTGTCATGCCCGTATCGGCCCCCATCAGCGTGTCGGCCTGGGCGTCGAAATGGAAAAACTCCCGCCCGATTGAGCGCACCGGCACCAATCCGTCGGCGCCGGTCTCATCCAGTTTCACAAAGGCCCCGAACCGGGCAATACCGCTGATCCGCCCTTCGAATTCATTGCCCACCCGTTCGCTGAGGTAGGACGCCAGATAACGGTCGGTGGTGTCCCGTTCAGCAATCATCGACCGCCGTTCGGTGTCAGAGATATGGGTGGCGGTGTCCTCCAGCCGTTCGATCTGGGCTTCGTCCAGCCCATCGTTGCCCCAGCCATGCGAGGAGACCAGCGAGCGGTGCACGATCAGGTCCGCATAGCGGCGGATCGGCGAGGTGAAATGCGCGTAGTTCTTAAGTGCCAGGCCGAAGTGGCCAAAGTTCTCCGGGTTGTAATAGGCCTGCTGCATCGACCGCAGGGTGGAGATGTTGATCAGCTCCGCCTCATCGGTTCCCGCCGCGTGGTTCAGCAGCGCATTCAGATGCCGGGTTTGCAGCACCTGGCCCTTGGCCAGATTCAACCCCGCCGCACGGGCGGTTTCGCGCAATGCTTCCAGCTTTTCCTGCGCCGGTTCCTCATGCACCCGGAACAGCAGCGGCGAGCGTTTCTTGATCAGCGTCTCTGCCGCGGCGACATTGGCAAGGATCATGAACTCCTCGATCAGCTTGTGCGCATCCAGCCGGTCGCGGAAGGCAACCGAGGTGACCTGACCGGCGTCATCCAGGATGATTTTGCGTTCC
It includes:
- a CDS encoding DUF1801 domain-containing protein, with product MTPPFANPGIEAAFDVLDPQARAGLLALRRLIFDIAAQTPEAGRIEEVLRWGQPSYLTAERKTGTTLRLGVPKGARFALFVHCQSRLIPEFAAAFPAWDRFEGTRAVLFNDPAEVEPLRHGWLIKRALTYRIRAPLKIPA